One segment of Anastrepha obliqua isolate idAnaObli1 chromosome 3, idAnaObli1_1.0, whole genome shotgun sequence DNA contains the following:
- the LOC129240087 gene encoding angiopoietin-2-like, translating to MTLRSVYFVHILISALILTDIGISAIEEGDSFTLLFGSERLLENLLHEVTSIKNSLIAESQRSLNTLLEENRNIRNIVITIERDLRRQNQETRMRMEKFISEELETHKIRQQGIDLETIEHAMKSQQDWFTKEIQLFEAKLLDKIQDNQQLRNAQQNMNEKTQYEKLETQIKEFAEQLKQTTTSFEQAHNEIKHSFNQSNEILTELKNYPTQFPKCSSKTENPDDFSYQAFLPNATAEVVIVNSKPLGKRSASCDEAINSNTVEKNGGVYALEITERNLTMPAYCLPDPNKGKAWLVIQRRIDETLSFDLGRDEYKNGFGNLNGNFFIGLEAIHKMMLPNKNTELWIQLGISTGESPYEFYKDFVISSENKMYKLMSVHGAEGTAGDELTSLTGEAFITRDIDTLPRQNCAKRLKSGWWYPHDSILCGTGNLNRNFEDITWGDWNHIIYTHMAIRHTDKPMKVVIQ from the exons ATGACTTTGAGATCCGTTTATTTCGTGCATATATTAATATCCGCACTTATATTGACTGATATTGGAATCTCAGCGATCGAAGAAGGCGAT tccTTCACATTACTCTTTGGAAGCGAGAgattattggaaaatttactCCATGAAGTCACCAGTATTAAAAACAGTCTTATCGCGGAAAGCCAACGAAG TCTCAACACCCTACTTGAGGAAAATCGGAATATTCGAAACATTGTCATCACAATTGAACGTGATCTCAGGAGACAAAATCAGGAAACGAGGATGAGAATGGAAAAATTTATTAGCGAGGAACTGGAAACTCATAAAATAAGACAGCAAGGGATTGACCTAGAAACAATCGAACACGCAATGAAGTCACAACAGGATTGGTTTACTAAAGAAATACAACTGTTTGAGGCGAAGTTACTGGACAAAATACAAGACAACCAGCAACTTCGGAATGCTCAACAGAACATGAATGAAAAGACACAGTACGAAAAACTTGAGAcacaaataaaagaatttgCTGAGCAATTGAAACAAACGACTACCAGTTTCGAACAAGCACACAACGAAATAAAACATTCCTTTAACCAATCGAATGAGATATTGACGGAACTTAAAAATTATCCAACACAGTTTCCAAAATGTTCATCAAAGACAGAAAATCCAGATGACTTTTCATATCAAGCCTTTTTGCCAAACGCTACTGCCGAAGTAGTAATAGTCAACTCAAAGCCGTTAGGTAAGCGTTCAGCTTCCTGCGATGAAGCAATCAATTCCAATACAGTGGAAAAAAACGGTGGTGTTTACGCTTTAGAAATAACTGAACGCAACCTAACTATGCCGGCCTATTGTTTACCTGATCCAAATAAAGGTAAAGCTTGGCTTGTCATACAACGTCGTATCGATGAAACGTTATCATTCGATCTAGGACGGGATGAGTACAAGAATGGTTTCGGTAATTTAAATGGTAACTTCTTTATTGGTCTTGAAGCTATACACAAAATGATgctaccaaataaaaataccgaaTTATGGATACAATTGGGTATAAGCACTGGAGAAAGTCCATATGAATTCTATAAGGATTTTGTTATATCCAGTGAAAACAAGATGTATAAGTTGATGTCTGTGCACGGAGCAGAAGGTACGGCAGGGGACGAACTTACATCTCTCACAGGTGAAGCATTCATAACAAGGGATATTGACACTTTGCCTAGGCAAAATTGCGCTAAGCGACTAAAAAGTGGTTGGTGGTATCCACACGATAGCATTTTATGCGGTACTGG AAACTTGAATCGTAACTTCGAAGACATCACTTGGGGTGATTGGAACCATATAATTTATACGCATATGGCAATAAGACACACTGATAAGCCCATGAAAGTAGTGATACAGTAA